From a single Eleginops maclovinus isolate JMC-PN-2008 ecotype Puerto Natales chromosome 20, JC_Emac_rtc_rv5, whole genome shotgun sequence genomic region:
- the ccdc71 gene encoding uncharacterized protein ccdc71 isoform X1 has translation MLREKMINRQGQVSESNGIQRQRKIRNRHMADAARGPAVGRPLAFANEERRAVHSWTRISSAGHNVLLDALKILSPMSRDLSSSEELVTFLQELAEEGHKPTVLRSKDVYGYRSSTNQPLTQEMLKTSNRNIRPTAKRRGKKPVAKKREVHPSWNISDNPKIQGVRPPDLRVDHRAIICSRTSSRTVEISQELQMRPCLRLTNIEGLSHFHTARLQIHTSWDSSSEAPSVAFLQQQSLPALSGIPLQPSQNGGGAPTKAVALFSQKSLSCPIRLDGALIGDSAPVFYTNGRAFPETHTAMTSNGWRSNGFHQDGRGPKELNHPTRQRNGWKNKNSLRWKVIKVDESRSVADARRKAQKLLQVNLSPVIQIQPLNHVLRDFRYQNK, from the exons ATGCTGAGGGAGAAAATGATCAACAGGCAAGGTCAAGTCAGCGAGAGCAACGGGATccagaggcagaggaagatCAG GAATAGACACATGGCTGACGCGGCCCGAGGTCCCGCCGTTGGCAGGCCATTGGCATTTGCCAATGAAGAACGGAGGGCGGTTCATTCCTGGACCAGAATCTCTTCAGCTGGGCACAATGTCCTATTGGATGCTCTGAAGATCCTCAGTCCGATGTCCCGTGACCTCTCAAGCAGTGAGGAGCTGGTAACCTTCCTGCAGGAGCTTGCTGAGGAGGGCCATAAGCCCACTGTGCTTCGTAGCAAGGACGTATACGGCTACCGCTCCAGCACAAACCAACCCCTGACtcaagaaatgttaaaaacatcCAACCGAAATATCAGACCCACCGCCAAGAGACGAGGAAAAAAGCCTGTTGCCAAGAAGAGAGAGGTGCACCCTTCATGGAACATCTCTGACAACCCCAAGATTCAAGGGGTTCGTCCTCCAGATCTGCGAGTGGACCATCGGGCCATCATCTGTAGCAGGACATCCAGTCGGACTGTAGAGATATCGCAGGAGCTGCAGATGCGACCCTGTCTGAGATTGACCAACATTGAGGGCCTGTCTCACTTTCATACAGCGAGACTCCAGATACACACTTCCTGGGACTCATCCTCTGAGGCACCCTCTGTTGCTTTTTTACAGCAACAGTCCCTTCCAGCGCTTTCAGGAATACCTTTGCAGCCTTCACAGAATGGTGGTGGGGCTCCCACCAAAGCTGTGGCCTTGTTCAGCCAGAAGAGCCTGTCCTGCCCAATCCGATTGGATGGTGCCCTTATTGGAGATTCTGCACCGGTCTTCTACACAAACGGACGGGCATTCCCAGAGACTCACACAGCGATGACCAGCAATGGATGGAGGAGCAATGGCTTCCATCAAGATGGTCGTGGCCCCAAGGAACTAAACCATCCGACCCGTCAGAGAAACGGTtggaagaacaaaaacagtttgaggTGGAAAGTGATAAAGGTGGATGAATCTCGCTCTGTGGCTGATGCCCGCAGAAAAGCACAGAAGCTCCTACAGGTCAACTTATCTCCTGTGATTCAAATCCAACCACTCAACCATGTGCTAAGAGACTTCAGATACCAGAATAAATGA
- the ccdc71 gene encoding uncharacterized protein ccdc71 isoform X2 — MADAARGPAVGRPLAFANEERRAVHSWTRISSAGHNVLLDALKILSPMSRDLSSSEELVTFLQELAEEGHKPTVLRSKDVYGYRSSTNQPLTQEMLKTSNRNIRPTAKRRGKKPVAKKREVHPSWNISDNPKIQGVRPPDLRVDHRAIICSRTSSRTVEISQELQMRPCLRLTNIEGLSHFHTARLQIHTSWDSSSEAPSVAFLQQQSLPALSGIPLQPSQNGGGAPTKAVALFSQKSLSCPIRLDGALIGDSAPVFYTNGRAFPETHTAMTSNGWRSNGFHQDGRGPKELNHPTRQRNGWKNKNSLRWKVIKVDESRSVADARRKAQKLLQVNLSPVIQIQPLNHVLRDFRYQNK, encoded by the coding sequence ATGGCTGACGCGGCCCGAGGTCCCGCCGTTGGCAGGCCATTGGCATTTGCCAATGAAGAACGGAGGGCGGTTCATTCCTGGACCAGAATCTCTTCAGCTGGGCACAATGTCCTATTGGATGCTCTGAAGATCCTCAGTCCGATGTCCCGTGACCTCTCAAGCAGTGAGGAGCTGGTAACCTTCCTGCAGGAGCTTGCTGAGGAGGGCCATAAGCCCACTGTGCTTCGTAGCAAGGACGTATACGGCTACCGCTCCAGCACAAACCAACCCCTGACtcaagaaatgttaaaaacatcCAACCGAAATATCAGACCCACCGCCAAGAGACGAGGAAAAAAGCCTGTTGCCAAGAAGAGAGAGGTGCACCCTTCATGGAACATCTCTGACAACCCCAAGATTCAAGGGGTTCGTCCTCCAGATCTGCGAGTGGACCATCGGGCCATCATCTGTAGCAGGACATCCAGTCGGACTGTAGAGATATCGCAGGAGCTGCAGATGCGACCCTGTCTGAGATTGACCAACATTGAGGGCCTGTCTCACTTTCATACAGCGAGACTCCAGATACACACTTCCTGGGACTCATCCTCTGAGGCACCCTCTGTTGCTTTTTTACAGCAACAGTCCCTTCCAGCGCTTTCAGGAATACCTTTGCAGCCTTCACAGAATGGTGGTGGGGCTCCCACCAAAGCTGTGGCCTTGTTCAGCCAGAAGAGCCTGTCCTGCCCAATCCGATTGGATGGTGCCCTTATTGGAGATTCTGCACCGGTCTTCTACACAAACGGACGGGCATTCCCAGAGACTCACACAGCGATGACCAGCAATGGATGGAGGAGCAATGGCTTCCATCAAGATGGTCGTGGCCCCAAGGAACTAAACCATCCGACCCGTCAGAGAAACGGTtggaagaacaaaaacagtttgaggTGGAAAGTGATAAAGGTGGATGAATCTCGCTCTGTGGCTGATGCCCGCAGAAAAGCACAGAAGCTCCTACAGGTCAACTTATCTCCTGTGATTCAAATCCAACCACTCAACCATGTGCTAAGAGACTTCAGATACCAGAATAAATGA